The region TCGGGTGGGCCGGACTCGGTGGCGCTCCTCAAGCTTCTGCGCGGCGGGCCCTACGCGCTCCACATCGGCCACTTCGACCACGCGCTGCGGGCAGAGTCGGCGGACGACGCCGCCTTTGTCGCCGAGCTCGGTGAGAGCCTGGGCGTCCCGGTCCACATAGCCCGCGCCGAGGTGGCGAGGGTCGCGGCGGCCAAGGGCTGGAACCTCGAGGATGCCGCCCGCCGCCTGCGCTACGGCCATCTCACCCGGCTGACCAAACGGGTCGGCGCCGACGCGCTCCTGACCGGCCACACCTTGGACGACCAGGCCGAGACGGTGCTCATGCAGCTCCTGCGCGGCGCCGCCTTTTTGAAGGGCATGGCGCCGCGCCGGGGGCGGGTGGTCCGGCCGCTCCTGGGCCAGGGCCGCGCGGCGCTGCTGGCTTACCTGCGGGACCAGGGGCAGCCCTACCTCGAGGACCTGAGCAACCGCGACACCCGCCTCACCCGCGCCTGGCTGCGCGCTGAAATCCTGCCGGGGCTGGGGGCGCGTTACCCGCGGATAAGGCGAACGCTGGCCCGGCTGGCCGAGGGGCAGCGCGCGCAGGCGGAGCACTTCGACGCCCTCGTCGCGCCGCTCTTGGACGACGTGGACGACGGGCTCGACGCGCTCCGGCTGGCAGCGCGGGACGCGGCGACGCAGCGCCACGCCCTCGCCCGGCTCCTGCAGGAGGCCGGCCTGGCGCCCGACTGGGAGGGGCTCGAGCGCCTCCGCGCGCAACTCGGCAGGGAGCACCCTACACGCCTCTCCCTGCCCAGGGGCTACGAGGCGCGGCTGGCCTACGGCCGGCTCCGCGTGCAGGCACCGGGAGGAGGGCCGGCGCCGGGCGAGTCAGGGGTCCACCCCGCCACCGACCCTCTGCCGCCCGAACTCGACGCCGAGGCGCTGCAAGGGTTTCCCGACCTCGTCTTCCGCTCCCGCCGGCCCGGCGACCGCATTCGCTTAGCCGGCGGCAGCAAGAGCGTGAGCGACCTGCTCATCGATCGCAAGGTGCCCAGGGAGGCGCGGGGGGGGCTCAGGGTCCTGGCCTCGGGCTCGGAGGTCTTGTGGGTGGAAGGGCCGGGGGGGGAAGGGCTGGCCGCGGACGTGCGGGTGGCGAGGCCGCAAGAGGACCCAGACCTCCCCTGGATGCGCCTGGCGCTCGAGGGGGCGCAAGGGGCCTTCGCCAGGGGCGAGGTGCCCGTCGGCGCGGTGGTGGTAAAGGACGGCAAGCTTGTCGGCGCCGCTAGCAACCTCACCGAGACGGCCCGCGACCCGACCGCGCACGCCGAGATGCTGGCCCTGCGCCAGGCCGCCGAGGCGCTCGGCGACTGGCGCCTCGGCGGCTGCACGCTCTACGTCTCCCT is a window of Deinococcota bacterium DNA encoding:
- the tadA gene encoding tRNA adenosine(34) deaminase TadA, whose product is MTLADQVLTTVAALVPEAGTLVVAVSGGPDSVALLKLLRGGPYALHIGHFDHALRAESADDAAFVAELGESLGVPVHIARAEVARVAAAKGWNLEDAARRLRYGHLTRLTKRVGADALLTGHTLDDQAETVLMQLLRGAAFLKGMAPRRGRVVRPLLGQGRAALLAYLRDQGQPYLEDLSNRDTRLTRAWLRAEILPGLGARYPRIRRTLARLAEGQRAQAEHFDALVAPLLDDVDDGLDALRLAARDAATQRHALARLLQEAGLAPDWEGLERLRAQLGREHPTRLSLPRGYEARLAYGRLRVQAPGGGPAPGESGVHPATDPLPPELDAEALQGFPDLVFRSRRPGDRIRLAGGSKSVSDLLIDRKVPREARGGLRVLASGSEVLWVEGPGGEGLAADVRVARPQEDPDLPWMRLALEGAQGAFARGEVPVGAVVVKDGKLVGAASNLTETARDPTAHAEMLALRQAAEALGDWRLGGCTLYVSLEPCAMCYGAMLQAQLSRLVYGADNRREGAAGTVLDLADYGLKHRLERRSGVLAKEASALLSRFFQSRRAED